Proteins from one Salmo salar chromosome ssa07, Ssal_v3.1, whole genome shotgun sequence genomic window:
- the LOC106591919 gene encoding pepsin A-like: protein MMKWAVVLCALVALSECNTKISLIKGKTARETLMEKGIWEETRLKFPYNPMAKFYQTGDEAMTNDADLSYYGVISIGTPPQSFNVIFDTGSSNLWVPSVYCSSQACQNHAEFNPAQSSTFSWANQPVSIQYGTGSMTGQLAYDTVSVGGISVTQQIFGASQTEAPFMANMVADGILGLAFPNLAASGATPVFDNMMTQGLVSQNLFSVYLSGNSAEGSVVSFGNIESNYYTGQITWIPLSSETYWQINMDSVTINGNTVACNGGCQAIIDTGTSLIVGPTTDISNMNSWVGATTDQYGDAAVNCNNIPNMPDVTFTLNGNAFTISASAYTSQNSNGCMTGFGNGGTQQLWILGDVFIRQYYAIFDRQNNNVGLAQAA, encoded by the exons ATGATGAAGTGGGCTGTTGTCCTGTGTGCCCTAGTGGCCCTCTCCGAGTGTAATACCAA GATCTCTCTGATCAAGGGGAAGACTGCCAGAGAGACCCTGATGGAGAAGGGTATATGGGAGGAGACCAGGCTGAAGTTCCCCTACAACCCTATGGCCAAGTTCTACCAGACCGGTGATGAGGCTATGACCAACGACGCTGAT TTGTCCTACTACGGAGTGATTTCCATTGGAACCCCTCCCCAATCCTTCAACGTTATCTTTGACACTGGCTCCTCCAACCTGTGGGTTCCCTCTGTCTACTGCTCCAGCCAGGCCTGCC AGAACCATGCCGAATTCAACCCTGCACAGTCCAGCACCTTCTCGTGGGCCAACCAGCCTGTTTCTATTCAGTACGGAACTGGCAGCATGACTGGACAGCTGGCATACGACACTGTTTCG GTGGGAGGTATCTCTGTGACTCAGCAGATCTTTGGTGCCAGTCAGACTGAGGCTCCCTTCATGGCCAACATGGTTGCCGACGGTATCCTGGGCCTGGCTTTCCCCAACCTGGCGGCCTCTGGGGCCACACCCGTCTTTGACAACATGATGACCCAGGGCCTCGTTTCCCAGAACCTCTTCTCTGTCTACCTGAGCGG AAACTCAGCAGAGGGTAGTGTGGTGTCTTTCGGAAACATTGAGTCTAACTACTACACCGGACAGATCACCTGGATCCCCTTGTCCTCTGAGACCTACTGGCAGATCAACATGGACAG CGTTACCATCAACGGCAACACAGTGGCTTGCAATGGTGGGTGTCAGGCTATCATAGATACCGGCACCTCCCTGATCGTTGGGCCAACCACTGACATCAGCAACATGAACAGCTGGGTCGGAGCCACCACTGACCAGTATGGAGAC GCCGCCGTGAACTGCAACAACATCCCCAACATGCCCGATGTGACCTTCACCCTCAACGGAAACGCCTTCACCATCTCTGCCTCTGCCTACACCTCCCAG aactCCAACGGCTGCATGACTGGTTTTGGTAACGGTGGAACTCAGCAGCTCTGGATCCTTGGAGATGTCTTCATCAGGCAGTACTATGCCATCTTTGACAGGCAGAACAACAATGTTGGTCTGGCCCAGGCCGCGTAA